One Danio rerio strain Tuebingen ecotype United States chromosome 7, GRCz12tu, whole genome shotgun sequence genomic window, tcaaatatttaaaacatttctgaCAGCTAAAGTGTAAtcattttgtatgtgtgtatttcaGAGTACATTAGACTGTGCGAGCATCAGAGACATGAGCCGAAggagagctcattaatattcatgacccttccaaataaggtaaaaCTGTGCTTTCATTCTAGGGCCAATTTCAAATATTTGAAACATGTCTGACAGTTAAAGTGTaatttttttgcatgtgtgtatttcaAAGTACCTTACACTGTGCAAGCATTAAAGAGATAAGTTGAGAGCAGCATgaaagcagagctcattaatatacatgacccttccaaataaggtaaaaCAGAGCTTTTATTCTACGGGCAATTTCTAGAAGCATAAATGGGCTTGTAAAACCATTTCTGGGGATTTTTCACTTACCAAGAACAATTTAAACAATGCGTCAATgcattctgttaaacactaatatATTCACATGAGCTACGGTTAACAAATGATTTACATGTTTTCATTGGCAGCTTAGTTTAATAACCACAGTTGAGTATTATTGTatagtgttaaaaaataataagtgaacAGAATATTTACAATCAATAAATATCCCTGGTATATCGCAGGTCAGATTAACAtataaaaatagttatttttgAGAATAAATAGCCAGTTTAATGTAGTGTGACCCCCTAGGTTTTGCAGAAATCTTTTGAAGATTTCCAAAGGATGAGAATGATTCAccaaaaactatatttgtaatcATTATAATCTTTATTGCAGTTGAGGACAGACATGTACTGTAGCACGCTTGCATTTTCTCATCACACACGGCACATGAGTTGTGTTGTTTTTGTCCTTCACATGAACGGaggatacattcattcattcattcatgacttTGCTTCTATGACTTCAGCCGAGGCACTTGATATCATGCAGTGCAGACTGTAGCTCTCTGCAAATGCAAACACTTGATCAAAATCAAACCACATTAAAGAGTCAGATCGTAAATGAGAGGCAACATTAAGATGAATGCAACAGTAGCTTAATCTTTATGGCATCTAAGGTTTTGTCTTgagactaaggccccgtttacagtagtgcgtttcagttttaaaacggcgttttaggatgaaaacgatccgcatccacactagggttttacccagcgtttctgaacagctctccgtccacaccaaaacgctgaaaacgtacatcacgtgatcacacacacactctcgggcaagcgctgcagcatttctacccagatgagagctctgctaatcggactgctcatcaagcatctcccgctggatctaatctcactatatttgctaaacgtgatatttaattaatcttgttgtcgATATCTAAACGACATATTcctcgactttggtcttttgaatcgattacttgttcacaacgtgttttggctgagcgcaaagataagttagtaattaatgtaaccacttacattctgtatattgactgatcgcttgcctttatttcctctaatgtataaacttattgtgcgttatactttcataatggctattattgattattaaaactgcaaACAGAGGATAcgtttcatattttcaatgaaaatgaacggaggcagtgatgttatatagGCTCAGTTTTATTATAgatttgcatacagtgaagatgcagcacgacgcctcagcatttctgctgtctgttaagttgtttaaatcaaaataaaaataggcagttccttaaatcatgttttcattttattgttgagaaagtgaaacaacgtagccaggatgatgtgaataaggttataaagtacactgttccctttgaaaatTTACCGGACATGCCCTCGagggtctgttttccatatcaaacttgcaaagtctgaacttacagggagaggatgcgagactgaactgtgtgtaacgttaggctagttaatattgaggaaaagccccaatcagagaggcgattgtatgcagccccgcctccattttcagatgtctccgttttcccccatccacactgagacggagcagcagcgttttagattGAAcgctctccagcgttttcgaaacgctccgttttcggcaatcgaaaactccagcgtagtgtggacggatggcataaccgtagcaaaacctatgcgttttaaaacgacaacgcattagtgtaaacgggcctAAAAGCCATGTTAATGCTTCACTAGTGTATTGCAAGTGTGCAGTCCCATTGTATTTAGTGTACCTTCAGTTTAACAAATGTCACTACCCATCGGCTGGGTTTGGGCTAGAGTTAACAGCAAATTTCTGtgccattaataataaataaacattgactGTAAACTAACTTTCTAACTCAGATGCttgtttacactagtgtgtttttgttttaaaatagttttaaaatagtttttagaatgAAATGCTCTTCGTTCATTTATATATTCAAGATTTCTTGGAAAAAGAATCAATGACGGGATTAAAAGATGCCTACATTTTTGTTGCTCATAACACTTAAGTTCGTTGCACACTGAGAGTTCGAAATGTTATTTttgaattgtaaaaaataaatacgaCCTTACGCTGTGTCAATCACATTTTAGAATTTCAGATGGGgccctttttaatgtttttcgCATCTAAAGCAAGTAAAAGCCCAAATCTAGAACAGTGTTAGGGAACCTATGGCTCAGAAGTCAGTTAcctattgaaaataaaattacaattctcttttattaaaattaaataaaaaaataaataaatcattgatatGACCAGAATTGGACAGAATTGTTAGctcccctttcatttttttttctctttttttaaatatttcccaaatgatggttaacagagcaaggacactttttaagtatttctgataatgtttttttttttttttttttttctggagaaagtcttatttgttttattttggctagaaaatatatatagcccctttaagctatatattttttataagactacagaacaaaccaatgttatacaataacttgcctaattaccctaacatgcctagttaccctaattaacctagttaagcctttaaatgtcactttaaactgtatagaagtgtcttgaaaaatatctagtcaaatattatttactgtctttaactagatattttcaagacacttctatacagcttaaagtgacatttaaaggcttaactaagttaattagggtaactaggcaggttagggtaattagtctgcagaacaaaccatcattatacaataacttgcctaacgatggtttgttctgcagactattgaaaaaaattagcttcaaaggggctattaatattgaccttaaaatgttgctTACAaatttgaaaactgcttttattctagccgaaataaaacaaataagactttatccagaataaaaaaattatctgacatactgtaaacatttccttgctctgttaaacatcatttggcaaatatttaaaaaagaaaaattcaaaggtgggctaataattctgacttcaactgtatatgcatatatataccccagtggctctttaaaaaaaaataaaaatgcgcttgccaaaaaaaaaacagaaatggctTTTTACTTAAAACGGTTCCCGACCCCTTATCTAGAATGTTGTCTGACAAATTAATCCACTTCATCTGGGATTGTGGCagatggttgagaaccactgctgtatgCCGGATTGAGTGCCTGGCACCACTGTTTCATATGCCACTGGTGTAAAAATAGATCATCACTGTGTGAAGAtttcttttttgtattgtttagtttttttttttagttttaaatttttagtttCAGGAAAACACATATTAAAATCGGACTGTGTGCAAAGACCTTTAGTGAGAAAAGTCGCAGACACTGGACAAGGATGAATCTTTCTAGCGTGCATGTGTTGAGCACCTGTGTTCGTGCACGCTATCAAATGAAATATACTTCGAAAGGCTGTGCATTCATCTTTGCGCCAATATACATGTACAAAAAGTATACTTAGGGCTTAAAGGCCAGGACACACCAAGCGGATGGTCAGCCATTGGGCTGCTGGTAAGCGGTGGTTATGACTCTTCATATTGGGTTAACGTCTGAGCTCATTGACTCATTCAACATGTAAAATCCGTGTTGGTCATTGGCTTACGAGAGTTCTCTAATTGGTTATTCAGCAACAAATCAGAGCGTGTGAACACAAACTGAAGTGACGTAGCTAATAAACAATTCAAATCAAGAAGGATCACATAGAGGCTGGCTGTAATTTTGCTATATTAAATATTTGCAAGCGAAAAAGAAAACTACTTTCACACAGGTGCAGAACAGGCATTCTCAAATAAGTCGGCTGCTGTCTGTTTGATGTGGTCACGcgcagctttttggtccagacgAGAGCAGACATAAGTCAATGCAAGGCGACAACGCAGTTGGTTTTCATCAGCGCTAGTCGTTTATCATCGGCTTGATGTGTCCCGGCCTTTAGAGAAATTCGACAGTAAAAGATAATGTTTTCATCAGCTTATAGTGCCCTCTTGTGGCAGCATTGTTTGCATACAAAATTGAGCTTGCGTAGCTAGGAGTGTGTAGTGTGGATGCGTGTAGcattatgaaatataaaaatatacatttgctCTACATTATAAATTCAAGATGCACTGCTTGTAAGAACGTCCATTGGTTGAAAGGGTCCAATTTTGACTTTGTGTGCTTCAGTTTTGGAGGGAATATCATGTTAGTGAACCCCAAGTGTTGGTTACAGAATATTAGAAAGTCAGATTTCATAACGATGTCTTCAAAACTGGAGGATTGTTGCAATGTGGTTTTTGTGTGTAGAGAAGATGACTGTATCCCATAATATTGATCGGAGCATGTTTCTACCAGAAACTGACAGCATGGGCATGGTTATTGGAAGGAAGTGATGCGATTGGATGAGTTGTATCTGCTAATCGTCCAGGTGCTGCTCCTCCCAGGTGGATGTCGGGATGGCGCTGTACGGGTCCATGATGACTTTGGCGCAGCGGATGATCATGGCCACCAGCAGCAGACAGAGGAAGGCGATGCATGCCAGGGTCAGACCCTGGTCCACGTCCACGAAGGCGGGGTCGGGCGTTGTTTCCTCCATCGCTTCGGTCTGTCCGCATCAGTCCAGGCCTCCGCCACCATCCTGATCACTTATCTGTGATGTTGAGATGGAGAGAGGAGTGAATTAGCTGTATATGAATCTGTatcgccctattcacacggggcttcagcgtcaacgcttcccatttactttgaatgggtgacgtcaggcgttgccgaactgcattgtggatccgtcggcgccgcttcagaagcgttcctcgctgcagaagttgggactagctcaacttttcaagcgccgacggaagcgtcagccaatcagatcgctgtatgcaaatacaccagctcagacagtggcctattgcagactgaatttcattggctgacgcttctatgacgatcgtttcagctccaacttcagacacgccctctgtcaagcgttgacgctgaagccccgtgtgaatagggcgtataAATCAGTACAGCTTAAAGTTATATGGAGAGGTCTGTTGTTGAATCATAAGAGACATCAGGACATGTTTTTACAGTCTGTAGGGataatttacagtttaacccaaagaatgaccagtctggtagatgaagaagagccggagtcagagatttaaataaataaatcaagtttactgaagatagtttgcagtttcatcagcagaagccagcttcaacactcgcaatgagttcctaggccgctctgcttacaatcaccaatcagtaacaattatactctcacataacgtcattaactgcgtcacacatacaggtgttctaacctgattggttaaaacacaggtagactaggaacatttccacgtggggtttgtgcgtatattctgaacaatatcttaagcataaacgtcagacatcccttagactgattagagctggctccagacctgtgaaacggatcaacaatcaaatagaacacacacacacttaaagtataatctgtttcttatccaaggctgagtgtactgtctgccgtctttatcgaaactggttaaaaaccggtataatctacattcaggcagttatattcttactacacaaagtctatcttgaataaaaagtagaatcactttaaaagatttaaccgtaaaaatagcaaaatcacttttagacattttagacagtattaactcatagaaataacaatagaaacagttgcttccagtcctcagccctcagttccacccaaggtctccatgacctctgacctagtttgctggctcctgaaaataggtataaagagacaggcaaatgcactgaacattcttatattaagcaatgtgttaacttattcattaattaaaatcaattcacagttaaatactgagaaacaggatgatgaaaaggataaacgttggtccatgatgagcatggactggaaagcagaaatccgaatccttcagttCTGTCTGTGCTGCTTCAAAGGTGTTTCAGCGgtgcaaccccaaatcagaaaaagttgggacagtttGGAAGATGCACATAACagaaagaagtgatttctaaatttatttaatgtgtgtttcattgcagacaatacaacaacattatttaatgtgttcctcattcATTTTATAGTGTCCAAATAATTAATTCTAGAAATTAAGTTAAGTGGTACAGTGTGAAACTgtgaaaaaagtttaattttagaCCATTAAACACAACTTGGTGTGCTGCTACTAAAATTGATATTGTACCTTTAATATATACTGACAAGAGGACAACAACCGTCATAATACAGGtgataaaagaaacaaaacaaaaaagagaacTATTAAATAATAGAATGACATATAATGTGCCCCGAGTCATTCATTCAAACACAAAACACTGTCATGGTGACACACGACaaccctaataaataaataaacaatgcaataaacattcattcattaactttccttcggcctagtccctttattcatcagcggtcaccacagcggaatgaaccaccaactattccagcatatgttttacacagcggatgccctttcaaagtcaaagtcagctttattgtcaattcagccacatgtacaggacatatagagaatcgaaattacgttactttcagaccctaggtgcctaacatataatgttaatattaaagtagagttttaagaaaaagaaaatgaacaatatATACAATTGTACACAAAATGTGGtcttaaaaatatgcataaaaatgtGGTCTAAAAACATACATAAGGaataaaaatttgtaaacaatacaatgacattaagggcatatagcaaatgaaagctgcaacccagtacagggaaacacccatacacactcattcacacacatacactttggccaatttagtttattcaattcacctagcgcatgtgtttgcattgtgggggaaactggagcagccggaggaaaccaatgccaacatggagagaacatgcccACTCCAGATaaaaatgacaactggcccagccaggactcgaactagcgaccttcttgctgagagatgatagtgcttac contains:
- the ctxnd1 gene encoding cortexin domain-containing 1 protein, with product MEETTPDPAFVDVDQGLTLACIAFLCLLLVAMIIRCAKVIMDPYSAIPTSTWEEQHLDD